One part of the Solea solea chromosome 16, fSolSol10.1, whole genome shotgun sequence genome encodes these proteins:
- the dcaf7 gene encoding DDB1- and CUL4-associated factor 7 produces the protein MSLHGKRKEIYKYEAPWTVYAMNWSVRPDKRFRLALGSFVEEYNNKVQLVGLEEESSEFVCRNTFDHPYPTTKIMWIPDTKGVYPDLLATSGDYLRIWRVSDTETRLECLLNNNKNSDFCAPLTSFDWNEVDPNLLGTSSIDTTCTIWGLETGQVLGRVNLVSGHVKTQLIAHDKEVYDIAFSRAGGGRDMFASVGADGSVRMFDLRHLEHSTIIYEDPQHHPLLRLCWNKQDPNYLATMAMDGMEVVILDVRVPCTPVARLNNHRACVNGIAWAPHSSCHICTAADDHQALIWDIQQMPRAIEDPILAYTAEGEINNVQWASTQPDWIAICYNNCLEILRV, from the exons ATGTCGCTCCAcggcaaaagaaaagaaatctacAAATACGAGGCGCCATGGACGGTGTACGCGATGAACTGGAGCGTCCGCCCCGACAAGCGCTTTCGTCTGGCACTGGGAAGCTTTGTGGAGGAATACAACAACAAG GTTCAGCTGGTGGGTTTGGAGGAGGAGAGCTCCGAGTTTGTATGCAGGAACACGTTTGACCATCCCTACCCCACCACCAAGATCATGTGGATCCCTGACACTAAGGGGGTTTACCCAGACCTCTTGGCCACCAGTGGAGACTACCTGCGCATTTGGAGG GTCAGCGACACAGAAACACGCCTTGAATGCTTGTTGAATAACAATAAGAACTCTGATTTCTGCGCTCCACTCACCTCCTTTGACTGGAATGAAGTTGATCCCAATCTGCTTG GCACATCCAGCATTGACACCACATGTACTATTTGGGGCCTGGAGACTGGTCAGGTGCTAGGACGAGTTAACCTGGTGTCTGGACATGTGAAAACTCAGTTGATTGCTCACGACAAAGAG GTGTATGACATTGCATTTAGCCGTGCAGGGGGTGGTAGAGATATGTTTGCCTCTGTGGGAGCTGATGGGTCTGTCCGCATGTTTGACCTGCGACACCTGGAACACAGCACCATCATCTATGAAGACCCTCAGCACCACCCACTTCTCCGTCTCTGCTGGAACAAGCAGGACCCCAACTATTTGGCCACAATGGCCATGGACGGCATGGAG GTGGTCATCCTGGATGTACGCGTCCCATGCACACCAGTGGCTCGGTTGAACAACCATCGTGCTTGTGTTAACGGCATCGCCTGGGCTCCTCACTCGTCATGTCACATCTGCACTGCAG CTGATGACCACCAGGCCCTGATCTGGGATATTCAGCAGATGCCACGGGCAATTGAGGATCCCATCCTAGCCTACACTGCTGAAGGAGAGATTAACAACGTGCAGTGGGCCTCCACACAGCCAGACTGGATCGCCATCTGCTACAACAACTGCCTGGAGATCCTGCGTGTCTAA
- the kcnh6a gene encoding potassium voltage-gated channel subfamily H member 6a isoform X1, with protein sequence MPVRRGHVALQNTYLDTIIKKFDEQNRKFLIANAQMKNCGIIYCNEGFCQMFGFTRAEIMQQPCTCQFLVGPGTMKSALAQLAQALLGSEERKVEILYYAKEGTCRPCLVDVIPVKNEEALVIMYILDFQELIDPALKKSGLRQRVTQGWIYCQNRRLKMRLPVLRSLRRSSLSKDQFEGVVVDYLQPNSEEVPLKEFRIPSKESCMQSETEALIEQDLDVDPPSPAAQSSTKRCSLLTDRLDPAMAFPRGSLPRSCSRDSVRSLRRASSLDDIDGMRVEWNSRPGDARTNSNLKPSVLNSTSDSDLIRHRTVGRIPQVTLTFGSDRMRPPSPTEIEIIAPSKIKDRTQNVTEKVTHVTQVLSLGADVLPEYKLQAPRIHKWTILHYSPFKAVWDWVILLLVIYTAIFTPYSAAFLLNEVEEQRRRTCGYTCNPLNVVDLVVDVMFIVDILINFRTTYVNHNDEVVSQPGRIAQHYFKGWFLIDIVAAIPFDLLIFRSGSEEPQTTTLIGLLKTARLLRLVRVARKLDRYSEYGAAVLLLLMCTFALIAHWLACIWYAIGNVERTGSAHITGMKIGWLDNLADQIGKHYNDSDAASGPSTKDKYVTALYFTFSSLTSVGFGNVSPNTNPEKIFSICVMLIGSLMYASIFGNVSAIIQRLYSGTARYHTQMLRVKEFIRFHQIPGGLRQRLEEYFQHAWSYTNGIDMNAVLKGFPECLQADICLHLNRSLFQSCKAFRGANKGCLRALAVRFKTTHAPPGDTLVHSGDILTAVYFISRGSIEILRDDVVVAILGKNDIFGEPISRYGRPGKSSADVRALTYCDLHKIQREDLLEVLDMYPDFSDTFWSNLEITFNLRDADRINQTTPSRDSECGYRRTRHRRSSVRRRNRPDGMDGDNPEQSDGKVCLMVNHHSGEMAGSHWDDLYSSASICSQSSDEEMKPMGHSKGELYNTGGDTRDYPPAVVNILPHSGPSAGMGPPIDLGGEPTFSAAVAAAPINMSGLYSYWSDRRSSQFTERPTQTSAVRNSFHTTPRTEFRPSELESRLEVLQSQLNRLETRMTADINVILQLLQRQMAPVPPAYSAVSPSPHPSHPSHPPHTSTLYGTGAQTIYTVPPVQLVQIDSTASLLQSADSDCKHKSKDTLSSGIHLTVVSDDTMSLSPEADPPHPPVDLTPPQMLGVYEAAGLLYGSQRFPSLPEHLETTTEMQEIQRHVSDPLLPGS encoded by the exons ATCGCAAGTTTCTTATTGCCAATGCTCAGATGAAGAACTGTGGCATCATCTACTGCAATGAGGGCTTCTGCCAGATGTTTGGCTTCACCAGGGCGGAGATCATGCAGCAGCCCTGCACCTGCCAGTTCTTGGTGGGGCCCGGCACTATGAAGAGCGCCCTGGCACAGCTGGCACAGGCTCTGCTCGGCTCTGAGGAGCGCAAGGTGGAGATCCTGTACTACGCCAAAGAAG GGACCTGCAGACCCTGCCTGGTGGACGTCATCCCTGTGAAAAACGAGGAAGCACTTGTGATTATGTACATCCTTGACTTTCAGGAGCTCATCGATCCTGCTCTCAAAAAATCCGGCCTGAGGCAAAGAGTTACCCAAGGATGGATCTACT GTCAGAATCGCAGGCTAAAGATGAggctgccagtgctgcggtCCCTGAGACGATCGTCCCTGTCCAAAGACCAGTTTGAAGGCGTTGTGGTGGACTATCTGCAG CCAAACAGCGAGGAGGTTCCCCTGAAAGAGTTTCGGATCCCGTCCAAGGAGAGCTGCATGCAGTCTGAGACTGAGGCTTTGATAGAACAGGATCTGGATGTGGATCCTCCgtctcctgcagctcagtcGTCCACTAAACGCTGCTCTCTGCTCACGGACCGGCTCGACCCCGCAATGGCCTTCCCCCGGGGGAGTCTGCCTCGCAGCTGTTCCCGTGACAGCGTCCGCAGCCTCCGCCGAGCCTCGTCACTGGACGACATCGACGGCATGAGGGTAGAATGGAACAGTCGCCCAGGAGACGCCCGCACCAACAGCA ATCTGAAGCCCAGCGTGCTGAACTCCACGTCAGACTCTGATTTGATCCGACACAGGACCGTTGGCCGCATCCCTCAGGTTACCCTGACCTTCGGCTCGGATCGGATGAGACCTCCGTCTCCTACTGAGATCGAAATCATCGCGCCCAGCAAGATAAAAGATCGCACCCAGAATGTCACAGAGAAGGTCACGCATGTCACACAG GTGTTGTCCCTCGGCGCTGACGTGCTGCCAGAGTACAAGCTCCAGGCCCCACGTATCCATAAATGGACCATCCTTCACTATAGCCCGTTCAAAGCAGTATGGGACTGGGTCATCCTGCTCCTGGTCATCTACACTGCCATCTTCACACCTTACTCAGCCGCCTTTCTTCTCAACGAGGTGGAGGAGCAGCGGAGAAGAACCTGTGGCTACACCTGCAACCCGCTCAATGTGGTGGACCTGGTGGTCGACGTCATGTTCATCGTGGACATCCTCATCAATTTCCGGACGACGTACGTCAACCACAACGACGAGGTGGTCAGCCAACCGGGACGCATCGCACAACACTACTTCAAGGGCTGGTTCCTCATCGACATTGTTGCCGCCATTCCTTTTGATCTGCTCATATTCCGGTCTGGGTCAGAGGAG CCCCAGACAACGACACTGATCGGTTTACTGAAGACAGCCAGACTGCTGAGGTTGGTGCGAGTGGCCAGGAAGTTGGACCGTTACTCTGAATATGGAGCTGCTGTCCTTCTCCTTCTCATGTGCACCTTTGCCCTCATCGCTCACTGGCTGGCCTGCATCTGGTATGCCATCGGCAACGTGGAGCGCACCGGATCTGCACACATCACCGGCATGAAGATTGGCTGGCTGGACAATCTGGCTGACCAGATCGGTAAACACTACAATGACAGCGACGCAGCCTCTGGTCCCTCCACTAAGGACAAGTATGTCACAGCTCTGTACTTCACCTTCAGCAGTCTGACCAGTGTGGGCTTTGGAAATGTCTCGCCCAACACCAACCCAGAGAAGATCTTCTCCATCTGTGTCATGCTCATTGGCT CTTTGATGTATGCCAGTATCTTCGGTAACGTGTCGGCCATCATTCAGAGACTTTACTCAGGCACGGCTCGCTACCACACCCAGATGCTGCGAGTCAAAGAGTTTATACGTTTCCACCAGATTCCAGGAGGACTGAGACAGAGGCTGGAGGAGTATTTCCAACACGCCTGGTCCTACACCAACGGCATCGACATGAACGCA GTTCTGAAGGGATTTCCCGAGTGTCTACAGGCCGACATCTGCCTCCACTTGAACCGCAGCTTGTTTCAGAGCTGCAAAGCCTTTCGAGGTGCCAACAAAGGCTGTCTGCGTGCTTTGGCCGTGCGATTCAAGACCACCCATGCTCCACCCGGCGATACCCTGGTCCACAGTGGGGACATTCTCACTGCAGTCTACTTCATTTCCAGAGGCTCCATAGAGATCCTGAGGGACGATGTGGTGGTGGCCATACTGG GAAAGAATGACATCTTTGGTGAACCCATCAGTCGATATGGAAGACCGGGGAAGTCCAGCGCTGACGTCAGGGCTTTGACCTACTGCGACCTTCACAAGATCCAGAGAGAGGACTTGCTGGAAGTGCTGGACATGTATCCTGACTTTTCTGACACATTCTGGAGCAACTTGGAGATCACCTTCAACCTGAGAGAT GCAGATAGAATAAACCAGACAACTCCGAGCAGGGACTCTGAGTGTGGCTACCGCCGGACGAGGCATCGGAGAAGCTCTGTACGGCGTCGAAACCGTCCAG ACGGGATGGACGGTGACAACCCTGAGCAGTCTGACGGCAAAGTCTGTCTGATGGTAAACCACCACAGTGGTGAAATGGCAGGATCCCATTGGGACGACCTCTACAGCAGCGCAAGTATCTGTTCACAGTCAAGTGACGAGGAGATGAAGCCCATGGGACACAGCAAAGGGGAGCTTTACAATACAGGAGGGGACACTAGAGACTACCCACCAGCCGTGGTCAACATCCTGCCTCACAGTGGACCTTCTGCTGGGATGGGCCCACCCATAGACCTCGGAGGAGAACCAACATTCTCAG CAGCAGTAGCTGCAGCACCTATCAACATGTCAGGCCTGTACAGCTACTGGTCAGATCGCAGGTCCAGCCAGTTCACTGAAAGGCCGACGCAGACGTCAGCAGTCAGGAACAGTTTCCATACAACGCCACGTACGGAGTTTCGGCCCAGTGAGCTTGAATCCAGACTGGAGGTGCTGCAATCACAATTGAATCG ACTGGAGACCCGCATGACAGCAGACATCAACGTGATCCTCCAGCTCCTGCAGAGGCAGATGGCCCCAGTGCCTCCAGCCTACAGTGCTGTGTCCCCCAGCCCTCACCCCTCTCACCCGTCTCACCCGCCTCACACCTCCACCTTGTACGGCACAGGAGCACAGACAATTTACACCGTCCCCCCAGTCCAGCTGGTACAGATCGACAGCACTGCCTCACTGCTACAG AGTGCAGACTCTGACTGTAAGCACAAATCCAAAGACACCCTGTCCAGCGGGATCCATCTCACTGTGGTCTCGGATGACACCATGTCATTATCACCAGAGGCAGACCCACCGCACCCCCCTGTGGACCTCACTCCTCCTCAAATGTTAGGCGTCTATGAGGCTGCTGGACTGTTATATGGCAGCCAGCgcttcccctccctccctgagCACCTGGAGACCACCACAGAGATGCAGGAGATTCAGAGGCACGTCTCTGACCCGCTCTTACCTGGCAGCTAG
- the kcnh6a gene encoding potassium voltage-gated channel subfamily H member 6a isoform X2: protein MPVRRGHVALQNTYLDTIIKKFDEQNRKFLIANAQMKNCGIIYCNEGFCQMFGFTRAEIMQQPCTCQFLVGPGTMKSALAQLAQALLGSEERKVEILYYAKEGTCRPCLVDVIPVKNEEALVIMYILDFQELIDPALKKSGLRQRVTQGWIYCQNRRLKMRLPVLRSLRRSSLSKDQFEGVVVDYLQPNSEEVPLKEFRIPSKESCMQSETEALIEQDLDVDPPSPAAQSSTKRCSLLTDRLDPAMAFPRGSLPRSCSRDSVRSLRRASSLDDIDGMRVEWNSRPGDARTNSNLKPSVLNSTSDSDLIRHRTVGRIPQVTLTFGSDRMRPPSPTEIEIIAPSKIKDRTQNVTEKVTHVTQVLSLGADVLPEYKLQAPRIHKWTILHYSPFKAVWDWVILLLVIYTAIFTPYSAAFLLNEVEEQRRRTCGYTCNPLNVVDLVVDVMFIVDILINFRTTYVNHNDEVVSQPGRIAQHYFKGWFLIDIVAAIPFDLLIFRSGSEEPQTTTLIGLLKTARLLRLVRVARKLDRYSEYGAAVLLLLMCTFALIAHWLACIWYAIGNVERTGSAHITGMKIGWLDNLADQIGKHYNDSDAASGPSTKDKYVTALYFTFSSLTSVGFGNVSPNTNPEKIFSICVMLIGSLMYASIFGNVSAIIQRLYSGTARYHTQMLRVKEFIRFHQIPGGLRQRLEEYFQHAWSYTNGIDMNAVLKGFPECLQADICLHLNRSLFQSCKAFRGANKGCLRALAVRFKTTHAPPGDTLVHSGDILTAVYFISRGSIEILRDDVVVAILGKNDIFGEPISRYGRPGKSSADVRALTYCDLHKIQREDLLEVLDMYPDFSDTFWSNLEITFNLRDADRINQTTPSRDSECGYRRTRHRRSSVRRRNRPDGMDGDNPEQSDGKVCLMVNHHSGEMAGSHWDDLYSSASICSQSSDEEMKPMGHSKGELYNTGGDTRDYPPAVVNILPHSGPSAGMGPPIDLGGEPTFSAVAAAPINMSGLYSYWSDRRSSQFTERPTQTSAVRNSFHTTPRTEFRPSELESRLEVLQSQLNRLETRMTADINVILQLLQRQMAPVPPAYSAVSPSPHPSHPSHPPHTSTLYGTGAQTIYTVPPVQLVQIDSTASLLQSADSDCKHKSKDTLSSGIHLTVVSDDTMSLSPEADPPHPPVDLTPPQMLGVYEAAGLLYGSQRFPSLPEHLETTTEMQEIQRHVSDPLLPGS, encoded by the exons ATCGCAAGTTTCTTATTGCCAATGCTCAGATGAAGAACTGTGGCATCATCTACTGCAATGAGGGCTTCTGCCAGATGTTTGGCTTCACCAGGGCGGAGATCATGCAGCAGCCCTGCACCTGCCAGTTCTTGGTGGGGCCCGGCACTATGAAGAGCGCCCTGGCACAGCTGGCACAGGCTCTGCTCGGCTCTGAGGAGCGCAAGGTGGAGATCCTGTACTACGCCAAAGAAG GGACCTGCAGACCCTGCCTGGTGGACGTCATCCCTGTGAAAAACGAGGAAGCACTTGTGATTATGTACATCCTTGACTTTCAGGAGCTCATCGATCCTGCTCTCAAAAAATCCGGCCTGAGGCAAAGAGTTACCCAAGGATGGATCTACT GTCAGAATCGCAGGCTAAAGATGAggctgccagtgctgcggtCCCTGAGACGATCGTCCCTGTCCAAAGACCAGTTTGAAGGCGTTGTGGTGGACTATCTGCAG CCAAACAGCGAGGAGGTTCCCCTGAAAGAGTTTCGGATCCCGTCCAAGGAGAGCTGCATGCAGTCTGAGACTGAGGCTTTGATAGAACAGGATCTGGATGTGGATCCTCCgtctcctgcagctcagtcGTCCACTAAACGCTGCTCTCTGCTCACGGACCGGCTCGACCCCGCAATGGCCTTCCCCCGGGGGAGTCTGCCTCGCAGCTGTTCCCGTGACAGCGTCCGCAGCCTCCGCCGAGCCTCGTCACTGGACGACATCGACGGCATGAGGGTAGAATGGAACAGTCGCCCAGGAGACGCCCGCACCAACAGCA ATCTGAAGCCCAGCGTGCTGAACTCCACGTCAGACTCTGATTTGATCCGACACAGGACCGTTGGCCGCATCCCTCAGGTTACCCTGACCTTCGGCTCGGATCGGATGAGACCTCCGTCTCCTACTGAGATCGAAATCATCGCGCCCAGCAAGATAAAAGATCGCACCCAGAATGTCACAGAGAAGGTCACGCATGTCACACAG GTGTTGTCCCTCGGCGCTGACGTGCTGCCAGAGTACAAGCTCCAGGCCCCACGTATCCATAAATGGACCATCCTTCACTATAGCCCGTTCAAAGCAGTATGGGACTGGGTCATCCTGCTCCTGGTCATCTACACTGCCATCTTCACACCTTACTCAGCCGCCTTTCTTCTCAACGAGGTGGAGGAGCAGCGGAGAAGAACCTGTGGCTACACCTGCAACCCGCTCAATGTGGTGGACCTGGTGGTCGACGTCATGTTCATCGTGGACATCCTCATCAATTTCCGGACGACGTACGTCAACCACAACGACGAGGTGGTCAGCCAACCGGGACGCATCGCACAACACTACTTCAAGGGCTGGTTCCTCATCGACATTGTTGCCGCCATTCCTTTTGATCTGCTCATATTCCGGTCTGGGTCAGAGGAG CCCCAGACAACGACACTGATCGGTTTACTGAAGACAGCCAGACTGCTGAGGTTGGTGCGAGTGGCCAGGAAGTTGGACCGTTACTCTGAATATGGAGCTGCTGTCCTTCTCCTTCTCATGTGCACCTTTGCCCTCATCGCTCACTGGCTGGCCTGCATCTGGTATGCCATCGGCAACGTGGAGCGCACCGGATCTGCACACATCACCGGCATGAAGATTGGCTGGCTGGACAATCTGGCTGACCAGATCGGTAAACACTACAATGACAGCGACGCAGCCTCTGGTCCCTCCACTAAGGACAAGTATGTCACAGCTCTGTACTTCACCTTCAGCAGTCTGACCAGTGTGGGCTTTGGAAATGTCTCGCCCAACACCAACCCAGAGAAGATCTTCTCCATCTGTGTCATGCTCATTGGCT CTTTGATGTATGCCAGTATCTTCGGTAACGTGTCGGCCATCATTCAGAGACTTTACTCAGGCACGGCTCGCTACCACACCCAGATGCTGCGAGTCAAAGAGTTTATACGTTTCCACCAGATTCCAGGAGGACTGAGACAGAGGCTGGAGGAGTATTTCCAACACGCCTGGTCCTACACCAACGGCATCGACATGAACGCA GTTCTGAAGGGATTTCCCGAGTGTCTACAGGCCGACATCTGCCTCCACTTGAACCGCAGCTTGTTTCAGAGCTGCAAAGCCTTTCGAGGTGCCAACAAAGGCTGTCTGCGTGCTTTGGCCGTGCGATTCAAGACCACCCATGCTCCACCCGGCGATACCCTGGTCCACAGTGGGGACATTCTCACTGCAGTCTACTTCATTTCCAGAGGCTCCATAGAGATCCTGAGGGACGATGTGGTGGTGGCCATACTGG GAAAGAATGACATCTTTGGTGAACCCATCAGTCGATATGGAAGACCGGGGAAGTCCAGCGCTGACGTCAGGGCTTTGACCTACTGCGACCTTCACAAGATCCAGAGAGAGGACTTGCTGGAAGTGCTGGACATGTATCCTGACTTTTCTGACACATTCTGGAGCAACTTGGAGATCACCTTCAACCTGAGAGAT GCAGATAGAATAAACCAGACAACTCCGAGCAGGGACTCTGAGTGTGGCTACCGCCGGACGAGGCATCGGAGAAGCTCTGTACGGCGTCGAAACCGTCCAG ACGGGATGGACGGTGACAACCCTGAGCAGTCTGACGGCAAAGTCTGTCTGATGGTAAACCACCACAGTGGTGAAATGGCAGGATCCCATTGGGACGACCTCTACAGCAGCGCAAGTATCTGTTCACAGTCAAGTGACGAGGAGATGAAGCCCATGGGACACAGCAAAGGGGAGCTTTACAATACAGGAGGGGACACTAGAGACTACCCACCAGCCGTGGTCAACATCCTGCCTCACAGTGGACCTTCTGCTGGGATGGGCCCACCCATAGACCTCGGAGGAGAACCAACATTCTCAG CAGTAGCTGCAGCACCTATCAACATGTCAGGCCTGTACAGCTACTGGTCAGATCGCAGGTCCAGCCAGTTCACTGAAAGGCCGACGCAGACGTCAGCAGTCAGGAACAGTTTCCATACAACGCCACGTACGGAGTTTCGGCCCAGTGAGCTTGAATCCAGACTGGAGGTGCTGCAATCACAATTGAATCG ACTGGAGACCCGCATGACAGCAGACATCAACGTGATCCTCCAGCTCCTGCAGAGGCAGATGGCCCCAGTGCCTCCAGCCTACAGTGCTGTGTCCCCCAGCCCTCACCCCTCTCACCCGTCTCACCCGCCTCACACCTCCACCTTGTACGGCACAGGAGCACAGACAATTTACACCGTCCCCCCAGTCCAGCTGGTACAGATCGACAGCACTGCCTCACTGCTACAG AGTGCAGACTCTGACTGTAAGCACAAATCCAAAGACACCCTGTCCAGCGGGATCCATCTCACTGTGGTCTCGGATGACACCATGTCATTATCACCAGAGGCAGACCCACCGCACCCCCCTGTGGACCTCACTCCTCCTCAAATGTTAGGCGTCTATGAGGCTGCTGGACTGTTATATGGCAGCCAGCgcttcccctccctccctgagCACCTGGAGACCACCACAGAGATGCAGGAGATTCAGAGGCACGTCTCTGACCCGCTCTTACCTGGCAGCTAG